DNA from Neovison vison isolate M4711 chromosome 12, ASM_NN_V1, whole genome shotgun sequence:
ACCTCCGCTCAACCTTCCTTTGGTGCTCTGTCCCTTGCAAAGAGGTAAGAAGTGGGACCTTAAAGACTCtctcctaaaaaaaattaaaaagaaagaaagaaaaagacttctaATATGGCTCTCCTTATAAAGAAGTCAAGACTTCAAACCTCAAAATGAACCCTGTCTGAGGGGGGTCCCCTCCGATGTCTTGTGcatgccctctcccctcctccgtGATGCCACCTCCCTGCCCCAACCACATGCATGTGAACTGACACAGAGGACATCATACTCACAGATATTAACAGGAGAAATGCCCTCTCCGCTCAGCCTGatcagggggaagagggagaaggaaggttACTATTACATCCAGCAGCTCGTGGGCATTTGAATCACATTTTTGTAATGATGCGCATTGAAAAAccctctattatttttattgcagCTGTGAGTGGAggttgaaataatttaaatagtagtagtattaaaaataacaatctgGAGGAAAACCTGTAATttcagaaacactttttttttggggggggttcaaACTAGGTAGACACCtggaggaaatgaaaggaaatcatACACTAGAGTGGGGTGGAAAGGCAGGGCTCCTTGAGGAATAAGATTTCCCTCTCAACAATGGACCGTTGTCAGGCATGGGGCAGTGCCTGGGTGATTAGAGGTGTGGAGAGGAGACTGAGTCATAaacataacaataacaataatcaGCCCATTATTGTAGCAACCAGAGTAATTTTGCTTTCGCATGCTAAGGACAGAGCTGGCCTTCATTCATAAACACATACTTAGAACATTAAAAAGGACTACATACCTGATACCCACATTATGACACTTAATTCTCTTCATGACCCCTTTCAGTAGGTGTCGCTACCTCCATTTGATGGATGGGGAAAccgaagctcagagaggtgaattAATTGCCCGTGTTCACAAAGCTAGATTTGAAGCCAGACTCCCTTGGCTCCAAAGCCCATATCTTTGGCTACAAAACTGAATGATCACTAGCATTTTTTGACACTTGTTATGGATCGTGAAATGTTCTAAGGACTTCATGTGTATTCCCTTATtttaacactcttttttttttaaagattttatccatttatttgacagagagagatcacaagtaggcagagagacagacagagagagagaggaggaagcaggttccccgctgagcagagagccccacgcggggctccatcccaggaccctgggatcatgacctgagccaaaggcagaggcttaacccactgagccacttaggcaccccttaTTTTAACACTCTTAATAACATATAGGATGGAAACCACGGTTAGCCTCATTTCATAGGtgagaaacagaaaagtaaagTAATTTGCCctcagtcacacagctagtaatcGGCAGAACACTGAACTTTGGGGATCAGATGATTTGCCTCTTTATTCCATCATAAAGAATCTGAGGACCAGAGAAAGGACACTGGCTTTCCTGAGGTTACGTACCTAGTTGGTCGTAGGCCTGTCTGCCCAAATCCTGGGACAGTTTATTTTCATACCAGACCTGCTGCATAACACGATTTCTCCTTTGATAGAATTTTATTACTTAGGACCTGATCAGGTGCTAGATTTTTATGGGGTATGAAAAGCAGTTGTGCTTCAAATAATGGCTTTTGATAATGAGTTACTAACCTGGAAAGAAATTGCAcctgcttgttttgtttgtttgtttgtttgttttctttctcacagCCCAGCTCTGTCTGCATTTTAGGAGAAGAGGGGGGGCCACAGCAACCTGAGGCCTTAGGAATGCTCGCGCAGCTGGAACAGAGGTGGTGCATCTGTCCTCACCTGCACTCCTCGCCCTCCAGCAGCTTGCGGTAGGTGGCGATCTCCACGTCCAGGGCCAACTTGACGTTCATGAGCTCCTGATATTCGCGCAGCAGCCGGGCCATGTCCTGCTTGGCTTTCTGCAGGGCCTCCTCTAGGTCCACTAGCTTGGCCCGGGCATCCTTGAGGGCCAGCTCTCCACGCTGTTCTGCGTCAGCGATGGCCGTTTGCAGGCTGGAACACTATAAGAAAAGGAGGAAGCCACGAACCTAACTGACAACCCCTGGAGGTGTGGTGCTTCTTGGCTAGGGGTCCTAGAAGCATGGCAGGATGACCCGGGAGAAACGAATGTGCAAGGAGCTCTGGGCCCTGCCAAAACTCTACCTGTTTCTTGACGCTGTCGATCTCGGCTCTCAGCCTCTGGATCACCCGGTTCATCTCGGAGATTTCTTGTTTGGTGTTGCGGAGATCATCGCCGTGCCGGCCGGCTGTGACCTGCAGCTCCTCATACTGATAGAATCAGAGCAGAGTGAGTCCCCTTGTCAAAACCTGGGCTGGGTACTCTCCACGTGCACAGCCTGGCCCTCAGGGCCACCTGCAGACCCAACCATTCGCTGATCATTCACGCACTCCCTTGCTCAGTCATTTGGGTGGTATTTCTTAGGCACACCTACCTGCCAAGCATATGCCAGGCTTTGGGAGTATCACGGACAGCATCATCAGACCCGGGCTTACAGATTATTGGGGAAATAGATGTTAATGAAGTATTATTGAATTTACAGTTCCAAACTGGGATGAATGTCCCTTAGGAAATGAATGGGCAGTGTAACAAAGGAATCTGACCCAGATATGGAGTTGTGGGGAGGAGCTCAGGGAAGTCCTTCCAGAGATAGAGCTGTTTGAGCTGTGTGCTGAAGGGTGAGAAGGTGTGATCTAAGTGATAGGCTGGGGAGAAAACATTCCAGATAGGGGAGATAGTCTGTGTGAAGACCCTGGGGCAGGAAGAAGCATGGTGAGCTCTGggcaggtgggagtgggggagaaaaGGTGACTTGGTCAGTGTCCTTTAGGGATCCCGGTCACGGGACATACATCCAGACCCAGGTGACCATGAATTTTGGTAGCTCTCCAGACATCAGTGGTGGGGGTGTTGGATGGAGCCAGGCTGAAGGGGGCACAGTTCTGAAGACTTTGTAATAGGATCCCCCATCTGAGGGAGCTCTCTGCCTAGTGGGGCATATCCAGGATGCACTCATTTAGGAGAAACAACACCCCCTGTCTCCAGCCCACACAATTCCCAGGGAAGAAGAGCCCCTGCCCAAGTGAAGATCTGTCTGGCTTTGAAGGTGCTGGGTGGCCCAGCTCCTCCATTTCTAGATACATATGGTTTAAGGGAACAAAAGACCCTACCAACAAAAGGAAATGTTCACTGTAAATCTCAACCACTGTAAATTTCAACTTAGGTACACCTCGCCTCTATTCaccatctgcctctgcctctaaGGGGGATGTCCCTCTGCATTGTGCACCCCAGGACCTGATACCCTCTTTCTTCCTACCATGTTGCAGTGGTAGGGACTAAGGCAGTGTGCACAGCAGGGTAAAAGATGGAAGCCACATGTAGGGGAGCAGCTGGCCCTGAGAGGGGTCTACATTGGGCAAAGAGGTGATCTCATGGATTGGACTATCCAGTCACTACAACCTCCAATGCCAAACCTTCTTCCGGCCATATGTGACTTCGGACAGTAGCTCTCACTGGTCCTCCCAATGCCCCCTTTTTTGATAGAGTCTTTTTCTCAGCAAAGTCCTCATTTCTATCTTCCAGCCCCCGCAGGATTGCTTATTCTCCCTTAAATGCCTCCCCCGTCCTTGGCCATCTATGGTCCCTGGATGCTTCCAAGTGCCAGGAAGACCCACCTcatcttggaagctttttattaaTCAAAAATAAACTGCTTGCAGCTTATTTATTTACAACTCTGCAATGCTGCTTGACACAAGTGTATTGAATAAATAAGCCATTTAGAAATATCTCTGTGACTCTTTCTTGGTTGTTTTGGAGTCTCACCCAGGCCCAACCACATCATAAGTGATATGGGGACAAGGGCTGACCTGAGCACCCAACATTGTCTGACCACATGGTAGGAGGTATGGTTGGGTTTCCACACCCATTTCAAGTTGACTTTTCATAGCACCGGATACTTCTGCCAtgtcaaaagaaacagaaatgctcCTGTATTCCCTGATGCTCATGGCTAATAGTTAAATGATTATTCAGGGCTTCAGATAACACTAGTCCTGGAACCTATCACAGAGGTGCCTACACTCACCTTGGTCTGGTACCAGGACTCAGCCTCGGCCCGGCTGCGGTTGGCGATATCCTCGTATTGGGCCTTGACCTCAGCGATGATGCTGTCCAGGTCCAGGCTGCGGTTGTTGTCCATGGACAGGACCACAGACGTGTCACTGACCTGGGTCTGCATCTGGGATAGCTCCTGTAGAGCCAGAAAATTCAGCATCACCAAGGCATACAAAGAAATGTTCTTGAAATCACATGACCGACTACCTGTCAAGGTCAGGAATCCCTTCTTGGCTTCCCTTGGAGGGATTCTTCCAGCCCTTCCCTGGGCACTTGAAGCCATTTAGGGACTCCGATGTCAATCCCAGAAAAGTTTCTGGGTCACAGATCAGTGCAATGAGGGTGTGTGCCCCGCCATAGCTTCTCAAGACACCCACCTATGTGTTTTCCCTGAGTGTGAAAGGTGAGCCAGTGTTCTCTGGTTCAAATTATTCTGAGTTGAATATGACATATGTTGATTCATAGGCCAGCACAAAAGCCTTCTTTAGGATACAGTGAGTTTtaggaccctgcttccccctgtaCAGTGTGACTTCATCGTTCCCTACTTCTTTCTCCCCTTCAAAGAcccaggtctctgccttcagagtGGCAGTGCCCAGAGGAGGCATCTTCAGAGGGCAAGAAGCACCCTGAACTGAGGGTTAACTTGCCTTTTCTGAACTTTTCTGGgataggagagggagaggtgtGCCTTGATTCCTTGGAAATGCTACCCAGGGATCTGGGATTCAAAAATCAGCACTCTGTCTTTGCTGCCGTGGGGTAGGGGAAGCAGCCTCAGAGCTGAAGTAGGGTTTAGTGTGGCAAGATTGCAAGCAGTTCTCCCAGGTGCCCATGACCACCCAAGCCCCAGTTTGGACCATCTGGGGCAAGATGCTAGATGGAGGCCCCATATAGATGACATTCTCTGCAGCATCCTTTTCTTCCGAGGCTGCAGACCTAGGAGGGACAAAACCATTTGCAGGCTCTTACGGCCTCAAAGAGCATCCGGAAGAAGTTGATCTCATCAGTCAGAGAGTTGACCTTGGCCTCCAGTTCCACCTTGTTCATGTAGGCTGAGTCCACATCCTAGAACAACAGCACAAGACGCTCCTCTGAGACCCGGCCCCAAGCAGTGAGTCCTGAAGAAGTTGGGCAGACTCCTCCCTGGCCCCTCCAGGTTAGATTTTAGTAAACTCTGGATCTGGGGCTTGGGGTTGTGGTGGATGATTGTAGAGAACTGGGGGCTTGAGTCCCCTGAGCTAACAGAAACCCTAGCAGGGTCAGGGGGACATAAATACAGAGGGAGCATTTTGGCAGATTTGAGCTCTCCGGATACTCTGAAGGGTTCTGTGCCATTTCAAGGGTGAAGTCACTGCATACTCCAAGATTCAGTTTCGAATCTTCTCCTTTGAGAGACATTTCCACCCACCTTCTTCAGGGCCACAAACTCATTCTCGGCAGCGGTGCGCTTGTTAATTTCATCCTCGTACCTGTAAGCACAGAGGAGAGGGGGCGTGATGTTGAGCAAGCGTTCAGTTGAACTCTTCCCCGACTGAGGACCATTTCTGGTGTAGCAAGAGTTAAGAGACCTCAGATCCTTTCCAGCTCTTCCACTGACCTGTGTGTGACTTGGGGTGATTCACTTAACCTCTATTTCTCCCTCTATAAAAGGGGAATCATTTCTTCTGCcagcagtttttttcttcttattattccTTTTGTAAGAGTAGAAGGTGAGCATGGAACTAATGGGAATAGAAATACGTACTTAGGCAACTCCATCTTCTTAGAGATGCACAGttgcagtctttaaaaaatgtttctgccTCTAGTGGCTGCTGGAACTGCGGGGTAAATTTTGCTTGTTCAGGAAGAAAACCATTCCTGGTAGATTGTGAGGTCTTTTCACTGAGCCTCAGAGCAGCTGTGTGATCAGCATGCTTTCAGTAAATAAGAGTGGCTTTAATTCAGAAACCAAGGGTAAGCCAGCTAAGAAGTTAGGGGGGACATCCCTTTTGATTGGATACATCACTTACTGCAGCGTGGATGATATGGCCAGTCAAATTTTGCCTCCCCCAGGAGAATTGCCTCATTTACACTGGGAATGCACCAGCTCAATAATAGGGCCTGTGCCAGCAGAGTTAAAGAATATTCTGGCTGTGAAATGGTATCATAGCCATGTTATGTTAGATGATGCAGACATCCCTTTGTGGTCATGTGGACAGGTCAGAATAGGCTTCTTGTTAATAGCGATGGGTGAGATGCGAGTCTCTTTGTTACTCTATGCCATGCTATCTTCCAATCACGGGATAATGACTCCAAGTTCCAAACCTCCCTGTGGGCACTGGTATTTGCTGCTTTGCACCTTGTTGGTCCTATTAAAAAGGAGTCCTGAGACGACTGTGTGTGGCCAGCAGCCCATCTTCCCCTTACCTGACTTTGAAATCTTCCACAACATcttgcatgttcctcagctcagCATCCAGCCTGCCCCTCTCTGTGGTGATGCTGTCCAGCTGCCGGCGGAGGTCATTGATGTAGGTGTCAAAGAAAGGCTCCAGGTTCTGCCTCACCGTCTTGGAGCCCTGCTCCTGAAGAAGCTCCCACTTGGTCTCCAAGACCTTGTTCTGCTGCTCCAGGAACCTTACCTGGAGGGAGGgggaatgaaatattttaaaatatcttatttatttgacagacagagatcacaagtaggcagagaggcaggcagagagagaaggaggggaagcaggctccctgatgagcagagagcccaacttggggctcaatcccaggaccctcggatcatgacctgagccgaaggcagaggctttaactgagtcaaccaggcacgCCAGGAGAATGAAATCTTGAGAAATTGGGGAGGCAGTGCCAGACACTCCAACTGataagggagagaagaaaattcCGCCTTTCACCTGATACCCATCTGTCAACTATATAACTGACCACTCCAAATCAGAATGGGGAAGCCCTTGACACTGCCCCACTGTTCTTCGGGGCTACCATAGAACTGGTGTGGTGGGCGTAGAGGTCTCTTGGGGCAGACTCTATTCTTGGGTTGAGTGTCTTGACAACACCTGCTCTGAGTGAGGCTAGTTGGCTCAGTGGAAACTCCTCCTGTGGAGAACAATGTAGCTTTTCCCTCGGTGTTGGCTGAACCAACTGCGTGGCTCCCAGGGAGGATGAAGGAACTTTCCACAAGGTCCCGTGGGGCCATCTGGCCCCACTTGCAAAGGTACTTGTTGAGTggatgtgtttttccacagggaGGCCATTGCATTACTGCTCCCTGTCCGTGCGGAGGGCCTCTCCAAACGTTCCTGCCACCCGACTCCAATGGCACACATGCATCCCCCCAGCTCACCTTGTCGATGAATGAGGCAAACTTGTTGTTGAGCGTCTTGATCTGCTCCCGCTCCTCTTTCCGCACCCGCTGGATGGCGGGGTCGATTTGCAGGTTGAGGGGAGTCAGGAGGCTCTGGTTGACAGTGACCTCTTGGATGCCTCCAGGCGGGCACACGGGGAAGCCGGAGGACCCATAGCCTCCTCCGGCTGTGCCACCATAGCCAAATCCACTACTGACCCCAAACCCACTGCTGGCCctgccaccaaagccacctcgAAAGCTGCTGCCGCACCCCCCAATGGAGACCCGCCTGGTGCCCCCCAGGTTGTAGAGGCTGCGGCTCCCGAAGCCGGCCCCAGCACTGCTCATCCTGCCTAGCCCTGCACCGCCACCTGCAGAGCGGACCACGGAGACGGAGCTGAAACGGGAGCGGCCGGCGGCTGGGGTGGTGGCTGAGGCCGCACTGAAGCTCCTGCGGCTGCCGGTCTGGAAAGTGATGCTGGACTGCCTGGACATGGTGGCTGAGCGAGGCTGGCGAGGAGAGCTCCTGACACGGGCGCGTGTGATGGGGGGATGgagaagatggggcacctggggagctccGGACCGCCTTGACTTTTATGGACctgcgggaggggtggggcgctGCCGAGGGAGGCCTCTGATGGCATCCCCCAGGCATTCGCCAGCCCTGAGCTCACGCTCAGCGCCCCTCTGGGACGGTGTCAAGGCCACTGGTTGGTTCCCTGGCATCCCTCCCCCACGTGGAAACTCCTTTCCAGTTGCAACTTGATCAGCAGACGAATGAGAAGCACGCTAATTGCTTTCAGTCATGTCCTAATCATGCATCTCTTAATGGGCTCTAAAAACACCGCCTCATTTCTAAACCGCTTCCTTAGGCCTGGGACCCACCCCCTCCTGGGCAAACATCGTGTGTCAAAACAAGTGCCTCCATTCCCTGTTTCCCAGGCCTTCCTCTTCCCACCTGTGCTTCCTGCCCCTGAGCCTTTTCTCACCAAGTGCCCACTGTGTCCCCTGCCCCACACTGTCCTTCCAGGTCCTAAAAATCCTGCTTCACACTCACCTTTCTTAAGAAACCATCCAGTTTTGATTGCTCCTTTGTTTTCCTCATAAGCGTCCTTCTCTACAGTGTAGGTTACACTTGATATCCTGGAGCGGGCGGCCATGCACACATATATGCCCTGTCTGCTCCACAACAGGACTCTTGGGACCAGCCCCTCTGTCTGTCTGCTGCGGAGGGAAGCTGTGAGTGTGGGGCGATGGGTTTGAGTCCCAGCCCCACTTACTAGTCATGAGGCCCTGCGCCGCGCCGagccttccctgagcctcagttcaGGTGTATGTAAAGTGGGGTTTGTGACGAGGATTCGTGTGGGAAAACAACTGTTGCAAGGCCTAGAACGTGCGAATGCCAAGGAAGCATTTGTGGAGATTTCTCTCCTTCTGGTGCATCAAGCACGTATGAATGAAGAGCCAGCTGGATGTCCCTCCCTGTGGCATGTCTGGTGGGGATTTGAAACGAACACCATACACGTTCTTTTTCTTTAGTAACAGGCTTGTGGTATGAGTAGGAAGAAAGAACTGAAGTTCATTAATTTATACAAAAGTGATGTACCATAAACTGCCTCCCAGCTCTATCTGAGGCTGCCTTATTCCAGAAACTTCCCAGACTGGTCACTCCGGCTGAAGGCCGGGGGTCCCTGGCTTTCAGTCTTGATCGTAAGAGCTCTGGGGGTTGCACTGAGTGGAGGGTGCCCAAgaaatttgtcttgtttttcccTGTTCGTCTTGTGGACTGAGCCCACATCCCTGTCAGTGGAAACCGATAGGAAGCCTGCACACTTCtggtcttccctttcttttcctctccccccacTGCTTCTACCCTGGGGTAGGGGAGCCAAACAGAGAAATTGTTAGGTTTTCTTTTATCTTGCTGACCGCTTGCTCCTTGCACTGGTTTCAAAAGCTAGCAAAGCGAGAGAGGAATGGCAGTATATTCAGTTGCCGGAAACTGTGTCCCTGAATGGTAAATTCAACAGACCAGTGGTACCCAGCTATGGAGAAGTTGAGCCAGATTCCATGGTCTTCCCACACAGGTGTCCTTTCAGAGACGCACGTGGAATGATGGGCTAGCTGACGCTCACCGGCCTGGAATGACAGCTTGGCCCTGGTTCACGGAGCTCTTTCCTCCTTGCGGCTGAGgcgagcaggggtggggggagctctcCTCCGTGGATAGATTGTTTGAGAGTCTCAGTTTCCATAGGGAACCTATGAATCATAGCTTTTGTTGATACAGGGCGAGAGGAGCATGGGAGTTCTCTCACCAGGTTGTCGGGGTGCCCAGGTCTGAGCCGGGTGGTTCATGCGTCTGGGGCGGAAAGAATAATTGTCTTTGTTTTCCGTATTCACCTCATGATAATCTTTCTCCCAGAGAAGAGACGCTCGTTTCCTGACCTGTGCTGAGGAAACCCTTCAGAGCTTTCCACCAACAGAGGCCGGTGGAGAGGTTTAGGGAGCGCTGTAGCCTGTGGCAATGGGGGCCACCTCCACTTTCTCCCCTCACACTTCCTGTGTGGGAGCTGACTCCAGTCCGCCTTCCTgcctggctccttcctttcttccctatgCCCTCTTGGGGAACCCTATTCCCAGGCATTACCTCTCGTCCTGTTTCCATTTATCATGTGTCTGGGATGacccccttcttcccctccctcttctctctaaTTTTTCCACCCGGACTGTTTCCAGAGCTGGACTATCTCCCTCACGGACTTTGGTGACATGGATGGAAATGAATAAGCCTCTgacttttgttcttcttttactcCCTCTTCTGTGGCCTTTGACCTTCATGGTGGCTTTCTCTCCAGTGAACAATGTCTACATGAATGCTGAGGACACCCCAGCCTCCCTGACAGCCTGTGTCACTGTCTCCTTCAAAACCTCAAAACTTGAGACTATTAATaccatcttctttcctttctgccacGGAAGGTTGTCTGTTTTGATATTAACCTCCTTTATAATTCCGCCTAAAACTCCCCCTCAAGAAGGCTTCTCAGATGAACCACACTCAGGTATTGACCCCTTTCTGCATGTTTCCTGAGACTACCTGTTTAGGCTTGCCCGCCACTGTGTATTTCCACTGCTTTGGTTTTCTGGTGGTCCAGGAGCTAGCTTACCCCCCTGAGGGTTAAGGGTATTTTTcttccaccaccacccctccccccggaCTTGCCTCCTACCACCCCATATGGAAGGTGCAGTTCACCCAAGTTAGGTTGACTAGTTCAGAGAAGAACTACATACTCTTCTCTGTTCTCCACGTCTGCTGAGTTGCTACAACACGGTGCTCCTGGGTCTGTCCAGAAGAATTTTTTGGAGGTTTTGGGGAGTGGTGGGTCAAGGGCTATGGTGTGTGCTCTGCTGCCCCAGGCTATTCCCCGTCCATCCAGCTCAGGGTGGGCTCTCCCATCCCCAGAGGGACACTGAGGTCCTTGGTGGTGGTAGATTTCAAGGAGACCAGGCTAGAGTGGCAGTCAGGGCTGTGGAAGTCGGTGGAGGAGGCAATGAAGGCACAGAGGCATGCCTCCTGAGGCCGAAGGAGTTGGGGGGGGCACACCAAGGAGCTTTGGCTTCCAACCACCCAAGGCCAGAGAAGGTAAGGCAGGCTTGGTGGGGACAGAAGAGATTAGGTAATTCCTTAGAGCAGAGAGTTTTGAGGCACAGAGCCAAGTCTCTGCGTACAATCTCAGAGGACCCAAGCCCCAAACCACCCCCCCCAATCCTTCCATACACAGGGATGGACCGCTCCTCTGGTTAATAACTATTTCTCAACATCTACAGTGTGACAGACATTcactgttccaggcactgggagATACAGTGGTGAATTAAGTGTGCACAGCGCCTTCCTCCTGGAGTATGTgctgaaagagaaaggggaactgagGCTGTCGGGGCAGATGGGGGGGCACCCCATGTGGCTCTGCCAGTTTACAACTCCCAGTGGCTGAATGGAGAGAAGAGAGTTCTGTTGTGGTGCTGCCGGAGACGTTGCAACCAGAAATCCTTTCCCACCTGGGTTGTTGGTGCATGCCAGGGCAGCCAACTCTCTTCATGTCTGGGACATCTGAGAGGCACCACCCAGCCTGCCCCTGAGGGGGTCAGACTCTCCATCCCACGGTCCCCTTCCCACTGCGTTAAGAGGCAATCACTGCTGTCCAAAGGGCACTAGATGTGCCCGTCGCTCTCAAGAAGCCACCAAGATTTACCACTTGGGACCTCTCCTTGCTCATGGCCAGACCTCGCTTGATCCGCTCCCTTCTACTGTCCATATAAACAGGCCTTTCCCTGTGGTCCAGATTTGATGGGCAGGTGCGTGCCTTGGGCAAGTGGGAGGGCAGCCCTCAAGTCCCCTTCAGCCAATTTTAGTGACAAAATGGGATGCTATTTTCATTCAAGTTTGTGTTTAAGTGAAGGTGGAACAGCCCCTTTCCTCCAAAATCAAGTTCTCCAGAAACACCCAACAGACGTGCACGTGCGAAGCATGAACACACAGACACGCATGTCTTAAGAACATTCACGGAAGAACAGTCTTGTTGCGATGTGGTAGCAACTGGGTGTGTCTAGAGACTGGGTGTGTCTAGGAAGAGAAGTGACATGAAGGAGTAGGGCCAGGCCTTTGTGCCCGAAGGAGCCTCAGCGATGAGGGCACCCAGGACAAGAGCCATCTGAAGGCGATGCAGCTGTCTGGTAGCCTAGCAGGAATCCTGATTCCCTGGGCTGCCCACATTTGCCCGGTGCCTCCTTCACTTCACAGCCAGTGAGAAAAGCCCCCATTGCCCAGGAAGCACAGCTGGGTCCCCTCCTGGGGGGATGGGATGGTGCGGTGCCAGCATCTCCAGTCCCCCTGTGGGTCCCACAGAAAGCAGACACAGGGATTCAGACAAGACAGGCTTCAGGTGTGTCTTGGCTGCCACCTCTGACCCTTTAATGGCTTCATTTGTTCCCTGGATCAGGGCGCTTCACCAGGTCCCTCCCGCTGGTGCCAAGGAGGAGCAGCCAAACAGGGACACTGCTGGCAGAGGAAAGTGGGGGCAACCAGAATGCCCCCTATGGCTCTTCCTGGACCTCTGTGAATAGAGAGCACAATACCCAGAATCCCTGGACAGGTGGAATGGCACGCTGCCGCGGTCCAGGGGAACAGGCTGGGTGGGCTGGGTGACACTGCTGCACCATGGGAGGTTGTTGACACCATCCTTTGGCTCCTTCCAGGGCTTGGGGGTGCTGTCGAGGTCTGGGGTATTTGTCACCAGCTGGGAAGTAACAGCCAGAAGCCGTGCAGGGCTTGGCATTACCTCAGGGTCTTGTAAACTTGGACAACATGGAAGACCTTCCCTCCTTCTTGCCTTCCAGGGTCATCCCTCACTCCTGGTTACATCTGAGGGGCACTGCTGACTGGTGCCTTCAACCAAGGTGCATCTGTtcgtttgttcatttattctttcaatgaacACTGGTTGGGACCTACAGTGTATTAGGTACTGGGCTACCCCCGCAGAGGAGACGCTGTTATCCGCCCTGCCTCAAGTAAAGGAGCCACCACGATATGGAGTCACTgtgtgaacacaagcaggcacgGCCCGTGCATGGGGAGCTCTGGGATGCCGGGCAGGGACCCCTCCTCCTTGGAGAGCAGGCTGTGATCTGGGGTCTAGACCCCCTGGCCCTTGCTGTTCACTTCAGCTCTAGAAAAGTTCATGACATACGCCTTCAAGAGGTTCCCCATTTCTGGATGAGGAGAGCGaggtcctggagtcccacatGAAGTGGAGAGTAAGGCTGGAACCAGGACTGTTGTCTCCTCTTCCCTTGCAAAGGGTCTGGGCCCATGCCACAGCACTCCTCAGTGTGCTAGAC
Protein-coding regions in this window:
- the LOC122892497 gene encoding keratin, type II cytoskeletal 75, with product MSRQSSITFQTGSRRSFSAASATTPAAGRSRFSSVSVVRSAGGGAGLGRMSSAGAGFGSRSLYNLGGTRRVSIGGCGSSFRGGFGGRASSGFGVSSGFGYGGTAGGGYGSSGFPVCPPGGIQEVTVNQSLLTPLNLQIDPAIQRVRKEEREQIKTLNNKFASFIDKVRFLEQQNKVLETKWELLQEQGSKTVRQNLEPFFDTYINDLRRQLDSITTERGRLDAELRNMQDVVEDFKVRYEDEINKRTAAENEFVALKKDVDSAYMNKVELEAKVNSLTDEINFFRMLFEAELSQMQTQVSDTSVVLSMDNNRSLDLDSIIAEVKAQYEDIANRSRAEAESWYQTKYEELQVTAGRHGDDLRNTKQEISEMNRVIQRLRAEIDSVKKQCSSLQTAIADAEQRGELALKDARAKLVDLEEALQKAKQDMARLLREYQELMNVKLALDVEIATYRKLLEGEECRLSGEGISPVNISVVTSTVSSGYGGGSSLGGGSLGLSGSSGYSFTTSTGHNLGSGLGGSSFSASSSRGLGSSGSSVKFVSTTSSSRKSYKH